Proteins from one Streptomyces sp. NBC_00289 genomic window:
- a CDS encoding adenylate kinase yields the protein MRIVLVGPPGAGKGTQAAFLAKNLSIPHISTGDLFRANISKQTELGKLAKSYMDKGELVPDEVTIAMAKDRMEAPDAENGFLLDGFPRNVSQAEALDEMLKSEGMKLDAVLDLEVPEDEVVKRIAGRRICRNDSAHVFHVSYKAPKKDGVCDVCGGELYQRDDDSEETVRTRLEVYHTQTEPIIDYYKAQGLVVTISALGKVEDVTARAMEALKRGEGDK from the coding sequence ATGCGTATCGTCCTCGTCGGGCCGCCGGGCGCCGGTAAGGGAACGCAGGCCGCGTTCCTCGCCAAGAACCTGTCGATCCCGCACATCTCCACGGGCGACCTGTTCCGGGCCAACATCAGCAAGCAGACGGAACTCGGCAAGCTGGCGAAGTCCTACATGGACAAGGGCGAGCTGGTGCCGGACGAGGTCACCATCGCGATGGCCAAGGACCGCATGGAGGCCCCGGACGCCGAGAACGGCTTCCTGCTCGACGGCTTCCCGCGCAACGTCTCGCAGGCAGAGGCGCTGGACGAGATGCTGAAGTCCGAGGGCATGAAGCTGGACGCGGTGCTGGACCTCGAGGTCCCCGAGGACGAGGTCGTCAAGCGGATCGCCGGCCGGCGCATCTGCCGCAACGACTCGGCGCACGTCTTCCACGTGTCGTACAAGGCACCGAAGAAGGACGGCGTCTGCGACGTCTGCGGCGGCGAGCTCTACCAGCGGGACGACGACTCCGAGGAGACCGTCCGCACCCGGCTGGAGGTCTACCACACGCAGACCGAGCCGATCATCGACTACTACAAGGCCCAGGGTCTCGTGGTCACGATCTCGGCGCTCGGCAAGGTGGAGGATGTGACCGCTCGCGCCATGGAGGCGCTGAAGCGGGGCGAGGGCGACAAGTAG
- the secY gene encoding preprotein translocase subunit SecY gives MLTAFARAFRTPDLRKKLLFTLAIIVVYRVGTHVPIPGVNYTSVQQCVDEASGNQGLFGLVNMFSGGALLQITIFALGIMPYITASIILQLLTVVIPRLEALKKEGQAGTSKITQYTRYLTVALAILQGTGLVATARSGALFSGCTVASSIVPDQAIFTTITMVICMTAGTAVVMWLGELITDRGIGNGMSILMFISIAATFPSALWAIKKQGTLAGGWIEFGTVILVGLVMVGLVVFVEQAQRRIPVQYAKRMIGRRSYGGTSTYIPLKVNQAGVIPVIFASSLLYIPALIAQFSGSTSGWKTWIEQNLTKGDHPIYISMYFLLIVFFAFFYVAISFNPEEVADNMKKYGGFIPGIRAGRPTAEYLSYVLNRITWPGSLYLGLIALVPTMALVGFGASQNFPFGGTSILIIVGVGLETVKQIESQLQQRNYEGFLR, from the coding sequence GTGCTCACCGCGTTCGCCCGGGCGTTCAGGACGCCCGACCTGCGCAAGAAGCTGCTCTTCACGCTCGCCATCATCGTGGTGTACCGAGTCGGTACCCACGTTCCGATCCCGGGCGTCAACTACACGTCCGTCCAGCAGTGCGTGGACGAGGCCTCCGGCAACCAGGGCCTGTTCGGCCTGGTCAACATGTTCAGCGGCGGCGCGCTGCTGCAGATCACGATCTTCGCCCTCGGCATCATGCCGTACATCACGGCGAGCATCATCCTGCAGCTGCTGACCGTGGTGATCCCGCGTCTGGAGGCCCTCAAGAAGGAGGGCCAGGCCGGCACGTCGAAGATCACGCAGTACACCCGTTACCTGACGGTGGCGCTGGCCATCCTGCAGGGCACCGGCCTGGTGGCCACCGCCCGCAGCGGCGCCCTGTTCTCCGGCTGCACGGTCGCCTCGAGCATCGTCCCGGACCAGGCGATCTTCACCACCATCACGATGGTCATCTGCATGACCGCCGGTACGGCCGTCGTCATGTGGCTCGGTGAGCTCATCACCGACCGCGGCATCGGCAACGGCATGTCGATCCTCATGTTCATCTCGATCGCCGCGACCTTCCCGTCCGCGCTGTGGGCCATCAAGAAGCAGGGCACGCTGGCCGGCGGCTGGATCGAGTTCGGCACCGTGATCCTGGTGGGTCTGGTCATGGTCGGCCTGGTGGTCTTCGTGGAGCAGGCCCAGCGCCGCATTCCGGTGCAGTACGCGAAGCGGATGATCGGGCGCCGTTCGTACGGCGGTACCTCGACCTACATCCCGCTCAAGGTCAACCAGGCGGGTGTGATCCCCGTCATCTTCGCGTCGTCACTGCTCTACATCCCGGCACTGATCGCCCAGTTCTCCGGCAGCACCTCCGGCTGGAAGACCTGGATCGAGCAGAACCTGACCAAGGGTGACCACCCCATTTACATCAGCATGTACTTCTTGCTGATCGTTTTCTTCGCGTTCTTCTATGTGGCGATCTCCTTCAACCCCGAGGAAGTCGCCGACAACATGAAGAAGTATGGTGGCTTCATCCCGGGCATCCGGGCTGGCCGACCGACCGCTGAGTACCTTTCGTACGTGCTCAACCGGATCACCTGGCCGGGTTCGCTGTATCTGGGTCTGATCGCTCTTGTACCGACGATGGCGTTGGTTGGCTTCGGGGCAAGCCAGAACTTCCCGTTCGGTGGGACAAGCATCCTGATCATCGTGGGTGTCGGTCTCGAGACGGTGAAGCAAATCGAGAGCCAGCTCCAGCAGCGCAATTACGAAGGGTTCCTCCGCTGA
- the rplO gene encoding 50S ribosomal protein L15, with translation MAENNPLKIHNLRPAPGAKTAKTRVGRGEASKGKTAGRGTKGTKARYQVPERFEGGQMPLHMRLPKLKGFKNPFKTEFQVVNLDKLGALYPEGGEVTVEGLVAKGAVRKNSLVKVLGQGEISVALQVTVDAVSGSAKEKITAAGGTVTELV, from the coding sequence ATGGCGGAGAACAACCCGCTCAAGATCCACAACCTCCGTCCCGCCCCGGGCGCCAAGACCGCCAAGACCCGTGTGGGTCGTGGTGAGGCGTCGAAGGGTAAGACGGCTGGTCGTGGTACCAAGGGCACGAAGGCCCGTTACCAGGTTCCGGAGCGCTTCGAGGGTGGCCAGATGCCCCTCCACATGCGTCTTCCGAAGCTCAAGGGCTTCAAGAACCCGTTCAAGACCGAGTTCCAGGTCGTGAACCTCGACAAGCTGGGCGCGCTGTACCCGGAGGGTGGCGAGGTCACCGTCGAGGGACTCGTCGCCAAGGGTGCCGTTCGCAAGAACAGCCTCGTCAAGGTGCTCGGCCAGGGCGAGATCTCCGTGGCGCTGCAGGTGACGGTCGACGCCGTCTCCGGCTCCGCCAAGGAGAAGATCACCGCCGCCGGCGGTACCGTCACCGAGCTCGTCTGA
- the rpmD gene encoding 50S ribosomal protein L30 gives MARLKVTQTKSYIGSKQNHRDTLRSLGLKGINTQVVKEDRPEFRGMVHTVRHLVTVEEVD, from the coding sequence ATGGCTCGCCTCAAGGTCACGCAGACGAAGTCGTACATCGGCAGCAAGCAGAACCACCGTGACACCCTGCGCTCCCTTGGTCTCAAGGGCATCAACACGCAGGTCGTCAAGGAGGACCGCCCCGAGTTCCGCGGAATGGTTCACACCGTCCGCCACCTCGTGACGGTCGAGGAGGTCGACTGA
- the rpsE gene encoding 30S ribosomal protein S5, protein MAGPQRRGSGAGGGERRDRKGRDGGAAAAEKTAYVERVVAINRVAKVVKGGRRFSFTALVVVGDGDGTVGVGYGKAKEVPAAIAKGVEEAKKHFFKVPRIQGTIPHPITGEKAAGVVLLKPASPGTGVIAGGPVRAVLECAGIHDILSKSLGSSNAINIVHATVTALKGLQRPEEVAARRGLPLEDVAPAALLRARAGAGA, encoded by the coding sequence ATGGCTGGACCCCAGCGCCGCGGAAGCGGTGCCGGTGGCGGCGAGCGGCGGGACCGGAAGGGCCGTGACGGTGGCGCAGCTGCCGCCGAGAAGACCGCTTATGTTGAGCGCGTCGTCGCGATCAACCGCGTCGCCAAGGTTGTGAAGGGTGGTCGTCGCTTCAGCTTCACCGCGCTGGTCGTGGTGGGCGATGGTGACGGCACCGTCGGTGTCGGTTACGGCAAGGCCAAGGAGGTGCCGGCCGCCATCGCCAAGGGTGTTGAGGAGGCCAAGAAGCACTTCTTCAAGGTCCCCCGTATCCAGGGCACCATCCCGCACCCGATCACGGGTGAGAAGGCTGCCGGCGTCGTGCTGCTCAAGCCCGCGTCCCCCGGTACCGGCGTTATCGCCGGTGGCCCGGTGCGTGCCGTGCTCGAGTGCGCCGGTATCCACGACATCCTGTCGAAGTCGCTCGGCTCGTCGAACGCGATCAACATCGTGCACGCGACCGTGACGGCTCTGAAGGGCCTGCAGCGTCCCGAGGAGGTCGCGGCCCGCCGTGGCCTGCCCCTCGAGGACGTCGCTCCCGCGGCTCTGCTGCGTGCCCGTGCAGGGGCGGGTGCGTAA
- the rplR gene encoding 50S ribosomal protein L18: MAYGQKILKGDAYKRAAIKRRHIRIRKHISGTAERPRLVVTRSNRHIVAQVIDDIKGHTLASASTLDTTIRGGEGDKSAQAKSVGALVAERAKAAGVEAVVFDRGGNQYAGRIAALADAAREAGLKF, encoded by the coding sequence ATGGCATACGGACAGAAGATCCTCAAGGGCGACGCTTACAAGCGTGCTGCGATCAAGCGTCGCCACATCCGGATCCGTAAGCACATCTCGGGTACGGCCGAGCGTCCGCGCCTGGTCGTGACGCGCTCCAACCGCCACATCGTGGCCCAGGTCATCGACGACATCAAGGGTCACACCCTGGCGTCGGCGTCGACCCTGGACACCACGATCCGCGGCGGCGAGGGCGACAAGTCCGCGCAGGCCAAGTCGGTCGGCGCCCTGGTCGCCGAGCGCGCCAAGGCCGCCGGTGTCGAGGCTGTCGTATTCGACCGTGGTGGCAACCAGTACGCCGGGCGCATCGCCGCCCTGGCGGACGCCGCCCGCGAAGCCGGACTCAAGTTCTGA
- the rplF gene encoding 50S ribosomal protein L6 gives MSRIGKLPITVPAGVDVTIDGRTVSVKGPKGSLSHTVAAPIDIAKGEDGVLNVTRPNDERQNKALHGLSRTLVANMITGVTEGYVKKLEISGVGYRVAAKGSNLEFALGYSHSITVEAPEGITFKVENPTRFSVEGIDKQKVGEVAANIRKLRKPDPYKAKGVKYEGEVIRRKVGKAGK, from the coding sequence ATGTCGCGTATTGGCAAGCTCCCCATCACGGTTCCCGCCGGCGTGGACGTCACCATCGACGGCCGTACGGTTTCGGTCAAGGGTCCCAAGGGATCCCTGAGCCACACCGTTGCTGCGCCGATCGACATCGCCAAGGGTGAGGACGGCGTTCTCAACGTCACCCGCCCCAACGACGAGCGTCAGAACAAGGCCCTGCACGGCCTGTCCCGCACGCTGGTGGCGAACATGATCACCGGCGTGACCGAGGGTTACGTGAAGAAGCTCGAGATCAGCGGTGTCGGTTACCGCGTGGCGGCGAAGGGTTCGAACCTCGAGTTCGCGCTCGGCTACAGCCACTCGATCACCGTCGAGGCCCCCGAGGGCATCACCTTCAAGGTGGAGAACCCGACCCGCTTCTCGGTCGAGGGCATCGACAAGCAGAAGGTTGGCGAGGTTGCGGCCAACATCCGCAAGCTGCGCAAGCCCGACCCGTACAAGGCCAAGGGTGTCAAGTACGAGGGCGAAGTCATCCGCCGCAAGGTCGGAAAGGCGGGTAAGTAA
- the rpsH gene encoding 30S ribosomal protein S8: protein MTMTDPIADMLTRLRNANSAYHDSVAMPASKIKSHIAEILQQEGFITGWKVEDAEVGKNLVLELKFGPNRERSIAGIKRISKPGLRVYAKSTNLPKVLGGLGVAIISTSHGLLTDKQAGKKGVGGEVLAYVW from the coding sequence ATGACCATGACTGATCCGATCGCAGACATGCTTACGCGTCTGCGCAACGCGAACTCGGCGTACCACGACTCCGTGGCTATGCCGGCATCGAAGATCAAGTCCCACATCGCGGAGATCCTCCAGCAGGAGGGCTTCATCACGGGCTGGAAGGTCGAGGACGCCGAGGTCGGCAAGAACCTCGTCCTCGAGCTGAAGTTCGGCCCGAACCGTGAGCGCTCCATCGCGGGCATCAAGCGGATCTCCAAGCCCGGTCTCCGGGTGTACGCGAAGTCCACCAACCTGCCCAAGGTGCTCGGCGGCCTCGGCGTGGCGATCATCTCCACGTCCCACGGGCTCCTCACCGACAAGCAGGCCGGCAAGAAGGGCGTAGGCGGAGAAGTTCTCGCCTACGTCTGGTAG
- a CDS encoding type Z 30S ribosomal protein S14, whose protein sequence is MAKKALIAKAARKPKFGVRGYTRCQRCGRPHSVYRKFGLCRVCLREMAHRGELPGVTKSSW, encoded by the coding sequence ATGGCGAAGAAGGCTCTGATCGCGAAGGCTGCTCGCAAGCCCAAGTTCGGCGTGCGTGGCTACACGCGCTGCCAGCGCTGCGGCCGTCCCCACTCCGTGTACCGCAAGTTCGGCCTGTGCCGCGTGTGCCTTCGTGAGATGGCTCACCGTGGCGAGCTGCCGGGCGTGACCAAGAGCTCCTGGTAA
- the rplE gene encoding 50S ribosomal protein L5: MATTTTPRLKTKYREEIAGKLREEFSYENVMQIPGLVKIVVNMGVGDAARDSKLIEGAIRDLTTITGQKPAVTKARKSIAQFKLREGQPIGAHVTLRGDRMWEFLDRTLSLALPRIRDFRGLSPKQFDGRGNYTFGLTEQVMFHEIDQDKIDRTRGMDITVVTTATNDAEGRALLRHLGFPFKEA, encoded by the coding sequence ATGGCTACCACCACGACCCCGCGTCTCAAGACGAAGTACCGCGAGGAGATCGCGGGCAAGCTGCGTGAGGAGTTCTCCTACGAGAACGTCATGCAGATCCCCGGCCTCGTCAAGATCGTGGTCAACATGGGTGTGGGCGACGCCGCCCGCGACTCCAAGCTGATCGAGGGCGCCATCCGCGACCTCACCACGATCACCGGGCAGAAGCCGGCCGTCACCAAGGCCCGCAAGTCCATCGCGCAGTTCAAGCTGCGTGAGGGCCAGCCGATCGGTGCCCACGTCACACTCCGTGGCGACCGCATGTGGGAGTTCCTGGACCGCACCCTGTCGCTCGCGCTGCCGCGCATCCGCGACTTCCGTGGTCTGTCCCCCAAGCAGTTCGACGGCCGTGGCAACTACACCTTCGGTCTCACGGAGCAGGTCATGTTCCACGAGATCGACCAGGACAAGATCGACCGCACCCGGGGTATGGACATCACCGTGGTGACCACGGCGACCAACGACGCTGAGGGCCGCGCGCTCCTTCGTCACCTCGGCTTCCCCTTCAAGGAGGCGTGA
- the rplX gene encoding 50S ribosomal protein L24, giving the protein MKIKKGDLVQVITGKDKGKQGKVIAAFPREDRVLVEGVNRVKKHTKAGPTASGSQAGGIVTTEAPIHVSNVQLVVEKDGNKVVTRVGYRFDDEGNKVRVAKRTGEDI; this is encoded by the coding sequence ATGAAGATCAAGAAGGGCGACCTGGTTCAGGTCATCACCGGTAAGGACAAGGGCAAGCAGGGCAAGGTCATCGCGGCCTTCCCCCGCGAGGACCGCGTCCTGGTCGAGGGTGTCAACCGGGTCAAGAAGCACACCAAGGCCGGCCCGACCGCCAGCGGTTCGCAGGCCGGCGGCATCGTCACGACCGAAGCCCCGATTCACGTGAGCAACGTTCAGCTCGTGGTGGAGAAGGACGGCAACAAGGTCGTCACGCGTGTCGGTTACCGCTTCGACGACGAGGGCAACAAGGTTCGCGTTGCCAAGCGGACGGGTGAGGACATCTGA
- the rplN gene encoding 50S ribosomal protein L14 gives MIQQESRLRVADNTGAKEILCIRVLGGSGRRYAGIGDVIVATVKDAIPGGNVKKGDVVKAVIVRTVKERRRPDGSYIRFDENAAVILKNDGDPRGTRIFGPVGRELREKKFMKIISLAPEVL, from the coding sequence GTGATCCAGCAGGAGTCGCGACTGCGTGTCGCCGACAACACTGGTGCGAAGGAGATCCTTTGCATCCGTGTGCTCGGTGGCTCCGGTCGCCGCTACGCGGGCATCGGTGACGTCATCGTCGCCACCGTCAAGGACGCGATCCCCGGCGGCAACGTGAAGAAGGGTGACGTCGTCAAGGCGGTCATCGTTCGCACCGTCAAGGAGCGCCGTCGTCCGGACGGCTCGTACATCCGCTTCGACGAGAACGCCGCCGTCATTCTGAAGAACGACGGCGACCCTCGCGGCACCCGTATCTTCGGCCCCGTCGGCCGTGAGCTGCGCGAGAAGAAGTTCATGAAGATCATCTCGCTCGCGCCGGAGGTGCTGTAA
- the rpsQ gene encoding 30S ribosomal protein S17 — MSESNVTENTTEARGFRKTREGLVVSDKMDKTVVVAVEDRVKHALYGKVIRRTNKLKAHDEQNAAGVGDRVLLAETRPLSATKRWRVVEILEKAK; from the coding sequence ATGAGCGAGAGCAACGTGACCGAGAACACCACTGAGGCGCGCGGATTCCGCAAGACCCGTGAGGGTCTCGTCGTCAGCGACAAGATGGACAAGACCGTCGTCGTCGCCGTCGAGGACCGCGTGAAGCACGCGCTGTACGGCAAGGTCATCCGCCGTACGAACAAGCTCAAGGCGCACGACGAGCAGAACGCCGCGGGTGTCGGCGACCGTGTCCTCCTCGCGGAGACCCGGCCGCTGTCCGCGACGAAGCGCTGGCGCGTCGTCGAGATCCTCGAGAAGGCCAAGTAA
- the rpmC gene encoding 50S ribosomal protein L29, with product MSAGTKASELRELGDEELLAKLREAKEELFNLRFQAATGQLENHGRLKAVRKDIARIYTLMRERELGIETVESA from the coding sequence ATGTCGGCCGGTACGAAGGCGTCAGAGCTGCGCGAGCTGGGTGACGAGGAGCTTCTCGCGAAGCTCCGCGAAGCCAAGGAAGAGCTGTTCAACCTCCGCTTCCAGGCGGCGACGGGGCAGCTCGAGAACCATGGCCGTCTGAAGGCGGTCCGCAAGGACATCGCGCGGATCTACACCCTGATGCGTGAGCGCGAGCTGGGCATCGAGACGGTGGAGAGCGCCTGA
- the rplP gene encoding 50S ribosomal protein L16, translating to MLIPRRVKHRKQHHPKRRGQAKGGTQVSFGEYGIQALTPAYVTNRQIEAARIAMTRHIKRGGKVWINIYPDRPLTKKPAETRMGSGKGSPEWWIANVHPGRVMFELSYPNEKIAREALTRAAHKLPMKCRIVKREAGEA from the coding sequence ATGCTGATCCCCCGTAGGGTCAAGCACCGCAAGCAGCACCACCCGAAGCGCCGTGGTCAGGCCAAGGGCGGTACGCAGGTTTCGTTCGGCGAGTACGGCATTCAGGCCCTCACGCCGGCGTACGTGACGAACCGCCAGATCGAGGCCGCTCGTATCGCGATGACCCGCCACATCAAGCGTGGCGGCAAGGTCTGGATCAACATCTACCCGGACCGCCCGCTGACCAAGAAGCCTGCCGAGACCCGCATGGGTTCCGGTAAGGGTTCGCCGGAGTGGTGGATCGCGAACGTTCACCCGGGCCGGGTCATGTTCGAACTGTCCTACCCGAACGAGAAGATCGCGCGTGAGGCCCTCACTCGTGCAGCCCACAAGCTGCCGATGAAGTGCCGGATCGTCAAGCGCGAGGCAGGTGAAGCGTGA
- the rpsC gene encoding 30S ribosomal protein S3, with product MGQKVNPHGFRLGITTDFKSRWYADKLYKDYVKEDVAIRRMMTSGMERAGISKVEIERTRDRVRVDIHTARPGIVIGRRGAEADRIRGDLEKLTGKQVQLNILEVKSPETDAQLVAQAVAEQLSSRVSFRRAMRKSMQGTMKAGAKGIKIQCGGRLGGAEMSRSEFYREGRVPLHTLRANVDYGFFEAKTTFGRIGVKVWIYKGDVKNIAEVRAENAAARAGNRPARGGNDRPAGRGGRGGGERGGRGRKPQQQSAPAAEAPKAEAPAAAAAPAESTGTEA from the coding sequence ATGGGCCAGAAGGTTAACCCGCATGGGTTCCGGCTCGGCATCACCACGGACTTCAAGTCCCGCTGGTACGCCGACAAGCTGTACAAGGACTACGTCAAGGAAGACGTCGCCATCCGTCGGATGATGACGTCCGGCATGGAGCGCGCCGGTATCTCGAAGGTGGAGATCGAGCGCACCCGTGACCGCGTCCGTGTGGACATCCACACGGCCCGTCCGGGCATCGTCATCGGCCGCCGTGGCGCCGAGGCCGACCGCATCCGCGGTGACCTCGAGAAGCTCACGGGCAAGCAGGTCCAGCTGAACATCCTCGAGGTCAAGAGCCCCGAGACCGACGCTCAGCTGGTTGCCCAGGCCGTTGCCGAGCAGCTCTCCTCCCGCGTCTCCTTCCGTCGTGCCATGCGCAAGAGCATGCAGGGCACGATGAAGGCCGGCGCCAAGGGCATCAAGATCCAGTGCGGTGGCCGCCTCGGTGGCGCCGAGATGTCCCGCTCGGAGTTCTACCGCGAGGGCCGTGTGCCCCTGCACACGCTCCGCGCGAACGTGGACTACGGCTTCTTCGAGGCCAAGACGACCTTCGGCCGTATCGGCGTGAAGGTCTGGATCTACAAGGGCGACGTCAAGAACATCGCCGAGGTCCGCGCCGAGAACGCCGCTGCCCGCGCCGGCAACCGCCCGGCCCGTGGTGGCAACGACCGCCCGGCCGGCCGCGGTGGCCGCGGTGGCGGCGAGCGTGGCGGTCGCGGTCGCAAGCCGCAGCAGCAGTCCGCGCCGGCTGCCGAGGCCCCCAAGGCCGAGGCTCCCGCCGCCGCTGCCGCTCCGGCTGAGAGCACCGGAACGGAGGCCTGA
- the rplV gene encoding 50S ribosomal protein L22 has protein sequence MEARAQARYIRVTPMKARRVVDLIRGMDATEAQAVLRFAPQAASVPVGKVLDSAIANAAHNYDHTDADSLVISEAYVDEGPTLKRFRPRAQGRAYRIRKRTSHITVVVSSKEGTR, from the coding sequence ATGGAAGCCAGGGCCCAGGCGCGGTACATCCGCGTCACGCCCATGAAGGCCCGCCGAGTGGTGGACCTTATCCGTGGCATGGACGCCACGGAGGCTCAGGCGGTCCTGCGTTTCGCCCCGCAGGCCGCGAGCGTGCCGGTCGGCAAGGTGCTTGACAGCGCCATTGCCAACGCCGCACACAACTACGACCACACCGACGCCGACAGCCTTGTCATCTCCGAGGCGTACGTCGACGAGGGTCCGACCCTGAAGCGGTTCCGTCCGCGTGCCCAGGGCCGCGCCTACCGGATCCGCAAGCGGACCAGCCACATCACCGTGGTCGTCAGCAGCAAGGAAGGAACCCGGTAA
- the rpsS gene encoding 30S ribosomal protein S19 produces the protein MPRSLKKGPFVDDHLIKKVDVQNEAGSKNVIKTWSRRSMIVPAMLGHTIAVHNGKTHIPVFVTESMVGHKLGEFSPTRTFRGHVKDDRKSKRR, from the coding sequence ATGCCGCGCAGTCTCAAGAAGGGGCCCTTCGTCGACGACCACCTCATCAAGAAGGTGGACGTCCAGAACGAAGCGGGTTCCAAGAACGTCATCAAGACCTGGTCCCGTCGCTCGATGATCGTCCCGGCCATGCTGGGCCACACGATCGCGGTGCACAACGGCAAGACCCACATTCCGGTGTTTGTCACCGAGTCGATGGTCGGCCACAAGCTCGGCGAGTTCTCGCCGACGCGCACCTTCCGGGGTCACGTCAAGGACGACCGGAAGTCGAAGCGCCGCTAG
- the rplB gene encoding 50S ribosomal protein L2, with product MGIRKYKPTTPGRRGSSVADFVEVTRSTPEKSLVRPLHSKGGRNNSGRVTVRHQGGGHKRAYRVIDFRRHDKDGVPAKVAHIEYDPNRTARIALLHYVDGEKRYILAPRNLQQGDRVENGPGADIKPGNNLALRNIPVGTTIHAIEIRPGGGAKFARSAGASVQLLAKEGTMAHLRMPSGEIRLVDQRCRATVGEVGNAEQSNINWGKAGRKRWLGVRPTVRGVAMNPVDHPHGGGEGKTSGGRHPVSPWGQKEGRTRSPKKASNKYIVRRRKTNKKR from the coding sequence ATGGGAATCCGCAAGTACAAGCCGACTACGCCGGGCCGTCGTGGCTCCAGCGTCGCCGACTTCGTCGAGGTCACGCGGTCCACGCCGGAGAAGTCGCTGGTTCGCCCGCTGCACAGCAAGGGCGGCCGTAACAATTCCGGTCGTGTGACCGTCCGCCACCAGGGTGGTGGCCACAAGCGCGCCTACCGCGTCATCGACTTCCGTCGTCATGACAAGGACGGCGTGCCGGCGAAGGTCGCGCACATCGAGTACGACCCCAACCGCACCGCGCGCATCGCGCTGCTGCACTACGTCGACGGCGAGAAGCGCTACATCCTCGCCCCGCGCAACCTGCAGCAGGGTGACCGCGTCGAGAACGGTCCCGGGGCCGACATCAAGCCGGGCAACAACCTGGCCCTCCGCAACATCCCGGTCGGTACCACGATCCACGCGATCGAGATCCGTCCCGGTGGCGGTGCCAAGTTCGCCCGCTCCGCCGGCGCCTCGGTGCAGCTGCTCGCGAAGGAGGGCACCATGGCCCACCTTCGTATGCCCTCCGGTGAGATCCGCCTGGTCGACCAGCGCTGCCGCGCCACGGTCGGCGAGGTCGGCAACGCCGAGCAGAGCAACATCAACTGGGGCAAGGCCGGACGCAAGCGCTGGCTCGGCGTCCGTCCGACCGTTCGCGGTGTGGCGATGAACCCGGTTGACCACCCGCACGGTGGTGGTGAGGGCAAGACCTCCGGTGGTCGCCACCCGGTCTCCCCGTGGGGTCAGAAGGAGGGTCGTACTCGTTCGCCGAAGAAGGCTTCGAACAAGTACATCGTCCGCCGCCGCAAGACGAACAAGAAGCGCTAG
- the rplW gene encoding 50S ribosomal protein L23, protein MATRHPSIASKAAKAKKVARIAKAKRHETEGKNTVATPISKSYTDHRDVLLKPVVSEKSYALLDDNKYTFIVAPGANKTQIKQAVQAVFSVKVTGVNTINRIGKRKRTKTGFGQRAATKRAIVTLAEGDRIDIFGGPTA, encoded by the coding sequence ATGGCTACGCGTCACCCGAGCATCGCCTCGAAGGCCGCCAAGGCCAAGAAGGTCGCGCGCATCGCCAAGGCGAAGCGTCACGAGACCGAGGGCAAGAACACTGTCGCGACGCCGATCAGCAAGTCGTACACGGACCACCGTGACGTGCTGCTGAAGCCGGTCGTCTCCGAGAAGAGCTACGCGCTTCTCGACGACAACAAGTACACGTTCATCGTCGCCCCGGGCGCGAACAAGACCCAGATCAAGCAGGCCGTCCAGGCGGTCTTCTCGGTCAAGGTCACCGGGGTCAACACGATCAACCGCATCGGCAAGCGCAAGCGCACCAAGACCGGTTTCGGTCAGCGTGCCGCCACCAAGCGTGCGATCGTGACCCTCGCTGAGGGCGACCGTATCGACATCTTCGGCGGTCCGACCGCCTGA